The proteins below are encoded in one region of Plutella xylostella chromosome Z, ilPluXylo3.1, whole genome shotgun sequence:
- the LOC125491243 gene encoding uncharacterized protein K02A2.6-like yields the protein MERLEAVLKRLQEAGLRLQQQKCEFFRESVTYLGFVIDKNGLRTCPKKVEAITKCPPPTNVREIKRFLGMINYYRKFIPNASTILSPLNELVCDDVTWEWGHRQQAAFDQIRRELTSDRVLTHFDPAARLVLTVDAGPAGLGACLAQGPDGQERPLAFASRTLSASEKNYSQIQKEATAIIYGVKYFHQYLYGRDIPFVLKTDHKPLIAIFGKKNGVSVMAASRLQRYAIYLSAYNYVIQYLPSEKNIVADYFSRAPLPVRHTELEDAEDAAAAPLHFLDESTLPVSVDDVRTATAADRTLQTVIKYMLKGWPRKVTCAAIQPYFRCKSDLEVEDGCLLRGHRVVIPSLLRERLMYELHKGHFGIVKTKSSARSRMWWPYIDKDIEQCIGNCSTCTALRPAPPSAAPAPWPRPPGPWWRIHIDYMTIGQRVYLIVVDAFSKWLECFHMSSGTSTQALISKLKYLFSRFGLVKVICSDNDAKIKTVEFRKFCDVNGIEHVTSPIYHPASNGQAENSVRTCKKMLKCILSKPSRCVDEDLLGYLFQYRNTVHCATGLTPAKLMYGRDLRCRLDLVVPAKNTDNTRNRFLQLSGRLWFPSSCFYIFVSGV from the exons ATGGAACGCTTAGAAGCTGTATTAAAACGGTTACAAGAAGCAGGCCTTCGACTGCAGCAGCAGAAGTGCGAATTTTTCCGTGAAAGTGTGACTTATCTAGGTTTTGTCATCGACAAAAATGGCTTGAGAACATGTCCAAAGAAGGTTGAGGCTATAACAAAATGCCCGCCGCCGACAAATGTACGGGAAATAAAACGGTTCCTAGGtatgataaattattataggaAGTTTATTCCGAACGCATCGACGATCCTAAGTCCGTTGAATGAGTTGGTTTGTGATGACGTAACGTGGGAGTGGGGCCATAGGCAACAGGCCGCGTTCGATCAGATCAGACGAGAGCTCACGTCCGACCGCGTGCTGACTCATTTTGACCCGGCAGCTCGCCTGGTGCTGACCGTGGACGCGGGCCCGGCGGGGCTGGGGGCGTGCCTGGCGCAGGGCCCCGACGGACAGGAACGACCGTTGGCATTTGCCTCGAGGACACTCTCAGCGAGTGAGAAAAATTATAGTCAAATCCAAAAGGAAGCGACGGCTATAATTTATGGTGTAAAGTACTTCCACCAATATTTGTATGGGCGTGATATTCCGTTTGTACTTAAGACCGACCATAAGCCACTTATCGCTATCTTTGGTAAAAAAAACGGAGTTTCAGTGATGGCGGCTTCTAGATTACAAAGGTATgcgat ATATCTATCcgcatataattatgtaatacagTACTTACCGTCGGAGAAAAATATAGTTGCAGATTATTTTTCTCGAGCACCACTGCCGGTGCGACACACGGAGCTGGAGGACGCGGAGGACGCCGCGGCGGCTCCTCTGCACTTTCTCGATGAGTCAACGTTACCCGTATCAGTTGATGACGTCAGGACGGCCACAGCGGCTGATCGAACGCTTCAGACAGTCATTAAATACATGTTAAAAGGGTGGCCTCGCAAGGTAACTTGCGCCGCTATACAGCCGTACTTCCGTTGCAAATCCGACTTAGAAGTAGAAGACGGTTGCTTACTGCGTGGCCACAGGGTTGTCATACCGAGTTTGTTACGGGAACGTCTTATGTACGAGTTACATAAAGGACATTTTGGCATTGTAAAGACGAAAAGTTCAGCTCGAAGTAGGATGTGGTGGCCTTATATTGATAAGGACATTGAGCAGTGTATAGGTAACTGTAGCACGTGCACCGCActgcgccccgcgccgccgagcgccgcccccgcgccctgGCCGCGGCCCCCCGGCCCGTGGTGGCGCATACACATCGATTACATGACTATTGGGCAAAGGGTATACTTAATTGTTGTAGACGCGTTCAGTAAATGGCTAGAGTGCTTCCATATGAGCAGCGGAACGTCCACACAGGctcttatttcaaaattaaagtacctattctCCAGATTTGGTTTGGTAAAAGTTATATGTTCAGATAATGatgcaaaaattaaaacagtagaatttagaaaattttgtgaTGTTAATGGTATTGAACACGTGACATCGCCCATATATCACCCAGCCAGCAACGGCCAAGCGGAAAATTCTGTTCGTACCTGTAAGAAAATGCTCAAATGTATATTAAGTAAACCTTCTAGATGTGTCGATGAGGACTTGCTCGGGTACTTGTTCCAATACCGAAACACCGTACATTGCGCCACCGGCTTGACCCCGGCAAAGTTGATGTATGGACGAGATCTGCGCTGTAGATTAGATTTAGTTGTACCAGCTAAAAATACCGATAACACCAGAAACAGGTTTTTGCAGTTGTCAGGCAGGCTCTGGTTTCCGTCGTcctgtttttatatttttgtgtcgGGGGTGTAG